The window AAGGCTTTTGCCCAACAGGGCATTACCACCAAGTTTGTACAGGACAACCAATCCTGCTCTTCCTACGGTGTTATCCGGGGATTGCATTACCAGTTGTCGCCGCATGCACAGATCAAACTGGTGCGCGTACTGAGTGGTGTAATACTGGATGTAGCCGTGGATATCCGTAAGGGATCTCCCACTTTTGGTAAGGTATATGCGCTGGAACTATCTGCACAGAATAAAAAGCAATTGTACATACCGGCCGGTTTTGCCCATGGTTTTTCTGTGCTGAGTGAAACGGCGGAAGTATTGTATAAATGCGATGCTTTCTATAATAAGGAGAGTGAAGGCGGCATCCTGTATAATGATCCTGCCTTA of the Paraflavitalea devenefica genome contains:
- the rfbC gene encoding dTDP-4-dehydrorhamnose 3,5-epimerase translates to MPFIETGLPGLLVFEPTVFEDSRGYFYEAYNEKAFAQQGITTKFVQDNQSCSSYGVIRGLHYQLSPHAQIKLVRVLSGVILDVAVDIRKGSPTFGKVYALELSAQNKKQLYIPAGFAHGFSVLSETAEVLYKCDAFYNKESEGGILYNDPALQIDWKIAPDKAIISDKDIKQPGLADCKNNFVFEG